A window of the Haloarcula litorea genome harbors these coding sequences:
- the cyaB gene encoding class IV adenylate cyclase, which translates to MYEVEVKVAADLARVTERLDELGAEFVGRVEQVDTYYDAPHRDFAETDEALRVRRETADGDTEARITYKGPLVEAESKTREEFETAVGDGETAAAVFDGLGFEPAATVRKRRRFYRHDGYTVTLDDVEDVGQFVEVETETDEDGVEAAREGAFEVLRELGLDPEDQTRTSYLGLLLGDASE; encoded by the coding sequence ATGTACGAGGTCGAAGTGAAGGTCGCCGCCGACCTGGCGCGTGTCACCGAGCGCCTCGACGAACTCGGCGCGGAGTTCGTCGGACGGGTCGAGCAGGTCGACACCTACTACGACGCGCCCCACCGGGACTTCGCCGAGACGGACGAGGCCCTGCGGGTGCGCCGGGAGACGGCCGACGGCGACACGGAGGCCCGCATCACGTACAAGGGGCCGCTGGTCGAGGCCGAGTCCAAGACCCGCGAGGAGTTCGAGACCGCCGTCGGGGACGGCGAGACGGCGGCCGCCGTCTTCGACGGCCTGGGGTTCGAGCCGGCCGCGACGGTCCGGAAGCGTCGGCGGTTCTACCGCCACGACGGCTACACGGTCACGCTGGACGACGTCGAGGACGTGGGCCAGTTCGTCGAGGTCGAGACCGAGACCGACGAAGACGGCGTCGAGGCGGCCCGCGAGGGCGCGTTCGAGGTCCTGCGCGAACTCGGGCTGGACCCCGAGGACCAGACCCGGACCTCCTACCTCGGTCTGCTGCTCGGTGATGCGAGCGAGTAA
- a CDS encoding helix-turn-helix transcriptional regulator: MVSVPDTADVVAKRRDVLRALTEPLSKPALVEELGRSRSTVDRAIDALLDERLVEQRGSRYVATFAGREAVTAYDRFLDRVDALSAAQPVLGELPPDVAVDPAVLEGAEVVESTMAAPTAPIEANAARVDGATAFHGTGPAVIPQYIEEVTGLVAGGTETELVLTEAVVEAASTAYAEEFAGLTDAENLDLFVTDSTMPYAVWVAEKPGETVAGIVVYSDDGIVGVVNNDSDAMVEWARESYETFKRDAEPLG, encoded by the coding sequence ATGGTTTCGGTGCCGGACACCGCCGACGTTGTCGCGAAGCGACGGGACGTACTGCGGGCGCTCACCGAGCCGCTGTCGAAGCCCGCGCTCGTCGAGGAGCTCGGCCGCTCCCGTTCGACGGTCGACCGGGCGATCGACGCGCTACTCGACGAGCGCCTCGTCGAGCAGCGCGGGAGCCGATACGTGGCGACGTTCGCGGGCCGGGAGGCGGTGACTGCCTACGACCGGTTCCTCGATCGGGTCGACGCGCTGTCGGCGGCACAGCCGGTCCTCGGGGAACTCCCGCCGGACGTGGCCGTCGACCCCGCAGTTCTGGAGGGTGCCGAGGTCGTCGAGTCCACGATGGCCGCGCCGACCGCCCCGATCGAGGCGAACGCTGCGCGGGTCGACGGCGCGACGGCGTTCCACGGGACCGGGCCGGCCGTCATCCCGCAGTACATCGAGGAAGTGACCGGCCTCGTGGCCGGCGGGACGGAGACGGAACTGGTCCTGACCGAGGCCGTCGTCGAGGCGGCTTCGACGGCCTACGCCGAGGAGTTCGCCGGACTGACCGACGCGGAGAACCTCGACCTGTTCGTCACCGACTCGACGATGCCCTACGCGGTCTGGGTGGCCGAGAAGCCCGGGGAGACGGTGGCCGGGATCGTCGTCTACAGCGACGACGGCATCGTCGGGGTCGTCAACAACGACAGCGACGCGATGGTCGAGTGGGCACGCGAGTCGTACGAGACGTTCAAGCGGGACGCGGAGCCGCTCGGGTAG
- a CDS encoding methionine adenosyltransferase — translation MTERNIHVEPETGLAVEDQHIEIVERKGIGHPDSICDGVAENVARALAQEYIDRFGRVLHYNTDETQLVAGTAAPAYGGGEMLDPIYLLIVGRATKSYEGERFPAETIAIRAAREYLDEHFPYLDVGTDIVVDVELGEGSGDLQTVFGEEGSVPMANDTSYGVGHAPLSETEQIVYNTERRLTGEYAADNPVVGQDVKVMGKREGDHVDVTVAVAMVDEHVDGLADYRAAVEDVREYVADLATEYTDRDVNIHVNTADDYDEGSIYLTTTGTSAEQGDDGSVGRGNRANGLITPNRPMSMEATSGKNPVNHIGKIYNVLSTEVAQSVVAEVDGVRQLQLRLLSQIGSPIDQPQVADAKLVTEDGVAVGDIEAAVRAAIDDELANVTDVTRKVIEGDVTTF, via the coding sequence ATGACCGAGCGGAACATCCACGTCGAGCCGGAGACGGGCCTCGCAGTCGAGGACCAGCACATCGAGATCGTCGAGCGCAAGGGGATCGGCCACCCGGACTCGATCTGCGACGGGGTCGCCGAGAACGTCGCCCGCGCGCTGGCCCAGGAGTACATCGACCGGTTCGGCCGGGTGCTGCACTACAACACCGACGAGACTCAGCTGGTCGCCGGCACCGCCGCGCCCGCCTACGGCGGCGGCGAGATGCTGGACCCCATCTACCTCCTCATCGTCGGCCGCGCGACCAAGAGCTACGAGGGCGAGCGGTTCCCCGCCGAGACCATCGCGATCCGGGCCGCCCGGGAGTACCTCGACGAGCACTTCCCGTATCTGGACGTCGGGACGGACATCGTCGTCGACGTGGAACTGGGCGAGGGGTCGGGCGACCTCCAGACCGTCTTCGGCGAGGAGGGGTCGGTCCCGATGGCAAACGACACGAGCTACGGGGTCGGCCACGCGCCCCTCTCCGAGACCGAGCAGATCGTCTACAACACGGAGCGACGGCTGACCGGCGAGTACGCCGCCGACAACCCCGTCGTCGGCCAGGACGTGAAGGTGATGGGCAAGCGCGAGGGCGACCACGTCGACGTCACCGTCGCCGTGGCGATGGTCGACGAGCACGTCGACGGCCTCGCCGACTACCGGGCGGCCGTCGAGGACGTCCGCGAGTACGTCGCCGACCTCGCGACCGAGTACACCGACCGCGACGTGAACATCCACGTCAACACCGCCGACGACTACGACGAGGGCTCGATCTACCTGACGACGACTGGTACCAGCGCCGAGCAGGGCGACGACGGCTCCGTCGGCCGGGGCAACCGCGCGAACGGCCTCATCACGCCGAACCGCCCGATGAGTATGGAGGCCACCTCCGGCAAGAACCCCGTCAACCACATCGGGAAGATCTACAACGTCCTCTCGACGGAGGTCGCACAGTCGGTGGTGGCGGAGGTCGACGGCGTCCGCCAGCTCCAGCTGCGCCTGCTCTCGCAGATCGGGTCGCCGATCGACCAGCCCCAGGTCGCCGACGCCAAGCTCGTCACCGAGGACGGCGTCGCCGTCGGCGATATCGAGGCGGCGGTCCGGGCGGCCATCGACGACGAACTGGCGAACGTCACCGACGTGACCCGGAAGGTCATCGAGGGCGACGTGACGACGTTCTGA
- a CDS encoding DUF5804 family protein has product MAQVCLVGSDDVNLRYELLSRETARNALATYDLREPFANTVQVETVSLGAAVALLNDLNWYLVRFADAAFVRDPSISETEWLSRDLAAAVRNDEVAPEDSGRFLKVYGVVDESDDDGQADEDEAAASTPDRERPPELVEPMLVTRTGDTIPEYDLREVEDTLLVRVTESEFGA; this is encoded by the coding sequence ATGGCGCAGGTCTGTCTCGTCGGGAGCGACGACGTGAACCTCCGGTACGAACTGCTCTCCCGTGAGACCGCCCGGAACGCGCTGGCGACCTACGACCTGCGGGAGCCGTTCGCCAACACCGTGCAGGTCGAGACGGTGAGTCTGGGGGCGGCGGTGGCGCTGCTGAACGACCTGAACTGGTACCTCGTGCGGTTCGCCGACGCCGCCTTCGTCAGGGACCCCTCGATCAGCGAGACGGAGTGGCTCTCCCGGGACCTCGCGGCGGCGGTGCGCAACGACGAGGTGGCCCCCGAGGACAGCGGCCGCTTCCTGAAGGTGTACGGCGTCGTCGACGAGTCCGACGACGACGGACAGGCCGACGAGGACGAAGCGGCCGCGTCGACGCCGGACCGGGAGCGTCCACCGGAGCTCGTCGAGCCGATGCTCGTCACCAGAACCGGCGACACCATCCCGGAGTACGACCTGCGGGAGGTCGAGGACACGCTCCTCGTTCGGGTCACGGAGTCGGAGTTCGGAGCCTGA
- a CDS encoding DUF488 domain-containing protein, producing MPGAVRETYVAALQHDLADLDGGESLVGVVREPTGWFRAAVDENRPALGPPSALLDETKRRTEDLKMQGLCEEGAHNAAWAETDFADRYRAHLEESDDAAAAMRDLCDRVRDGETVVLVCFEGDGKRCHRTILQDRLRGRLDGG from the coding sequence ATGCCGGGTGCCGTCCGCGAGACCTACGTCGCGGCGCTGCAACACGACCTCGCCGACCTCGACGGCGGCGAGTCGCTCGTCGGCGTCGTCCGGGAGCCGACGGGGTGGTTCCGCGCCGCCGTCGACGAGAACCGACCGGCTCTCGGACCGCCGTCGGCCCTGCTCGACGAGACGAAGCGGCGGACCGAGGACCTGAAGATGCAGGGGCTGTGCGAGGAGGGCGCGCACAACGCCGCCTGGGCCGAGACGGACTTCGCCGACCGCTACCGGGCTCACCTCGAGGAGAGCGACGACGCCGCGGCCGCGATGCGGGACCTGTGTGACCGCGTCCGTGACGGGGAGACCGTCGTGCTGGTCTGTTTCGAGGGCGACGGCAAGCGGTGCCACCGGACGATCCTGCAGGACCGCCTCCGCGGCCGGCTGGACGGGGGCTGA
- the purD gene encoding phosphoribosylamine--glycine ligase, with protein sequence MSETVLLVGGGGREHAIARALADSDADLYACASNRNPGIAAVAEGVETLDTTNPAAVTTYAREVDATLAVVGPEAPLAAGVADALDDAGVYAFGPREAEARIETDKAFQRRFMREHDIPGCPDFETFEDMDAACEYIDEYDGDLAVKPAGLTGGKGVRVIGDQCTADEAKEYLRASDYDRVVLEERLVGEEFTVQAFVANGQLRVTPAVQDHKRAYEGDEGPNTGGMGSYSDASLALPFMDEDDYDDAVDVLRATVEALDGYKGVLYGQFMLTDEGPKVVEFNARFGDPEAMNTLPILNTDFLDVLTAARDDVPLPQLSFRPKATVCKYAVPEGYPTDPEAGAKVTIDAENAGDAILYYASVDQREDGIYTTTSRSYAVVGVADSIAEAEEIAESALERAGTEGLRVRHDIGTAELVQQRIDHVDELRGD encoded by the coding sequence ATGTCAGAGACAGTGCTGCTGGTGGGCGGGGGCGGCCGCGAGCACGCGATCGCGCGGGCGCTCGCCGACTCGGACGCGGACCTCTACGCCTGTGCGAGCAACCGCAACCCGGGCATCGCCGCGGTCGCCGAGGGCGTCGAGACGCTGGACACGACCAACCCGGCGGCCGTGACCACCTACGCCCGCGAGGTAGACGCGACCCTGGCCGTCGTCGGTCCGGAGGCCCCGCTGGCGGCCGGGGTCGCCGACGCGCTGGACGACGCCGGCGTCTACGCCTTCGGCCCGCGGGAGGCCGAGGCCCGCATCGAGACGGACAAGGCGTTCCAGCGCCGGTTCATGCGGGAACACGACATCCCCGGCTGCCCGGACTTCGAGACCTTCGAGGACATGGACGCCGCCTGCGAGTACATCGACGAGTACGACGGCGACCTGGCGGTCAAGCCGGCGGGGCTCACCGGCGGCAAGGGCGTCCGCGTCATCGGCGACCAGTGCACCGCCGATGAGGCCAAGGAGTACCTCCGCGCGTCGGACTACGACCGCGTCGTGCTGGAGGAACGCCTCGTCGGCGAGGAGTTCACCGTCCAGGCGTTCGTCGCCAACGGCCAACTCCGCGTGACCCCGGCCGTCCAGGACCACAAGCGCGCCTACGAGGGCGACGAGGGGCCCAACACCGGCGGGATGGGCAGCTACTCCGACGCCAGCCTCGCGCTGCCCTTCATGGACGAGGACGACTACGACGACGCCGTCGACGTCCTCAGGGCCACCGTCGAGGCGCTGGACGGCTACAAGGGCGTCCTCTACGGGCAGTTTATGCTGACCGACGAGGGGCCGAAGGTCGTGGAGTTCAACGCCCGCTTCGGCGACCCAGAGGCGATGAACACGCTGCCGATCCTGAACACCGACTTCCTCGACGTGTTGACGGCGGCCCGCGACGACGTTCCGCTGCCGCAGCTGTCCTTCCGGCCGAAGGCGACCGTCTGCAAGTACGCCGTTCCCGAGGGGTACCCCACCGACCCCGAGGCCGGCGCGAAGGTGACGATCGACGCCGAGAACGCCGGCGACGCCATCCTCTACTACGCCAGCGTCGACCAGCGCGAGGACGGCATCTACACGACCACCTCGCGGTCGTACGCGGTGGTCGGCGTCGCCGACAGCATCGCCGAGGCCGAGGAGATCGCCGAGAGCGCCCTCGAACGCGCGGGCACCGAGGGCCTGCGCGTCCGCCACGACATCGGCACGGCCGAACTGGTCCAGCAGCGGATCGACCACGTGGACGAACTCCGCGGCGACTGA
- a CDS encoding thioredoxin domain-containing protein, whose protein sequence is MTDDAAPTERNRLDEAESPYLRQHADNPVNWQPWDEQALAAAKERDVPIFLSIGYAACHWCHVMESESFQDEAVAETLNENFVPIKVDREERPDLDSVYMSICQQVTGRGGWPLSAWLTPAGKPFYVGTYFPPEEKRGTPGFHDLLRDLSNSWTDPEQRSEMESRAQQWTDAIESDLEATGQPSEPDDDLIQTAATVAHRGADRDDGGWGSGGPKFPQTGRLHALLRAQADGDDGIHDDYLAVVEETLNAMADRGLYDHVGGGFHRYSTDPQWAVPHFEKMLYDNAEIPRALLAGYQALGNERYAAVVRETFAFVQRELQHEDGGFFSTLDAQSAPPESPDGEHEEGAFYAWTPEQVHAAVDDEAAAEVFCEYYGVTERGNFEGATVLAVRKPLHVIAEERGLTEAEATEKLQRALDEAFAAREERPRPARDEKILAGWNGLMIRALAEGAVVLDDEYADAAEDALSFVREHLWDVDAGRLARRYKDGDVAIDGYLEDYAFLGRGALALFEATGDVDHLAFAMALAETITEAFWDDDAETLYFTPTGGESLVARPQELTDQSTPSSTGVAVDLLLALDAFRSDDRLGEVAERVVRTHADRVNANPLEHASLTLATDVYEQGALELTLVCDPTDPPEDWAGTLADTYLPRRQVAWRPADGATFDAWLDRLGADEAPPIWAGREGRDGEPTAYVCRHFACSPPSHDLGEALDWDGA, encoded by the coding sequence ATGACCGACGACGCGGCCCCGACCGAGCGGAACCGACTCGACGAGGCCGAGAGCCCGTACCTCCGCCAGCACGCGGACAACCCCGTGAACTGGCAGCCGTGGGACGAGCAGGCACTCGCCGCCGCGAAGGAGCGGGACGTGCCCATCTTCCTCTCGATCGGCTACGCGGCCTGCCACTGGTGTCACGTGATGGAGTCGGAGAGCTTCCAGGACGAGGCGGTCGCGGAGACGCTCAACGAGAACTTCGTCCCGATCAAGGTCGACCGCGAGGAGCGGCCGGACCTCGACTCGGTGTACATGAGCATCTGCCAGCAGGTGACCGGTCGCGGGGGGTGGCCGCTGTCCGCCTGGCTCACGCCGGCGGGGAAGCCCTTCTACGTGGGGACGTACTTCCCGCCCGAGGAGAAGCGCGGGACGCCGGGCTTTCACGACCTGCTGCGGGACCTCTCGAACTCGTGGACCGACCCCGAGCAGCGGTCGGAGATGGAGAGCCGCGCCCAGCAGTGGACCGACGCCATCGAGTCCGACCTCGAGGCGACCGGCCAGCCCTCCGAACCCGACGACGACCTGATCCAGACGGCCGCGACCGTCGCCCACCGCGGGGCCGACCGGGACGACGGCGGCTGGGGCTCGGGCGGGCCGAAGTTCCCCCAGACCGGACGGCTGCACGCGCTGTTGCGGGCCCAGGCCGACGGCGACGACGGCATCCACGACGACTACCTCGCCGTCGTTGAGGAGACGCTGAACGCGATGGCCGACCGGGGCCTGTACGACCACGTCGGCGGCGGCTTCCACCGCTACTCGACGGACCCCCAGTGGGCGGTCCCCCACTTCGAGAAGATGCTGTACGACAACGCCGAGATCCCCCGTGCGCTGCTGGCGGGGTACCAGGCGCTGGGCAACGAGCGGTACGCCGCCGTCGTCCGGGAGACGTTCGCGTTCGTCCAGCGGGAGCTCCAGCACGAGGACGGCGGCTTCTTCAGCACGCTGGACGCCCAGAGCGCGCCACCCGAGAGTCCCGACGGCGAGCACGAGGAGGGCGCGTTCTACGCCTGGACGCCCGAACAGGTCCACGCGGCCGTCGACGACGAGGCGGCCGCCGAGGTCTTCTGCGAGTACTACGGGGTCACCGAACGCGGCAACTTCGAGGGGGCGACGGTGCTGGCGGTCCGCAAGCCCCTGCACGTCATCGCGGAGGAGCGGGGCCTGACGGAGGCCGAGGCCACGGAGAAGCTCCAGCGGGCGCTGGACGAGGCGTTCGCGGCCCGCGAGGAGCGGCCCCGTCCGGCCCGCGACGAGAAGATCCTCGCCGGGTGGAACGGGCTGATGATCCGGGCGCTCGCCGAGGGGGCGGTCGTGCTGGACGACGAGTACGCCGACGCGGCCGAAGACGCCCTCTCGTTCGTCCGCGAGCACCTCTGGGACGTCGACGCCGGCCGGCTCGCCCGGCGGTACAAGGACGGCGACGTGGCCATCGACGGCTACCTGGAGGACTACGCGTTCCTCGGTCGCGGCGCGCTGGCGCTGTTCGAGGCGACCGGCGACGTCGACCACCTCGCGTTCGCGATGGCCCTCGCGGAGACGATCACCGAGGCGTTCTGGGACGACGACGCCGAGACGCTGTACTTCACGCCGACCGGCGGCGAGTCGCTGGTCGCGCGGCCACAGGAGCTGACCGACCAGTCGACCCCCTCCAGCACGGGCGTCGCCGTCGACCTGCTGCTGGCGCTGGACGCCTTCCGGAGCGACGACCGGCTGGGCGAGGTGGCCGAGCGGGTCGTCCGGACCCACGCCGACCGCGTGAACGCGAACCCGCTGGAACACGCGTCGCTGACGCTGGCGACGGACGTCTACGAACAGGGGGCACTCGAACTGACGCTCGTGTGTGACCCGACGGACCCGCCGGAAGACTGGGCGGGGACGCTCGCGGACACCTACCTCCCGCGCCGGCAGGTGGCGTGGCGGCCCGCCGACGGCGCGACGTTCGACGCGTGGCTCGACCGGCTCGGGGCCGACGAGGCCCCGCCGATCTGGGCCGGTCGCGAGGGCCGCGACGGCGAGCCGACCGCCTACGTCTGCCGGCACTTCGCCTGCTCGCCGCCGTCCCACGACCTCGGGGAGGCGCTGGACTGGGACGGGGCGTAG
- a CDS encoding threonine ammonia-lyase, translated as MDGRYEPVESPDETTVFPYHDLTPPTTADVIRARDVVDRHLPRTPLVRSEVLSAELDADVYLKREDTLPTGAFKVRGGVNLVSSLPEEFRERGLITASSGNHGQSIAWAGRAFDVPVTIGVPEAANDGKVAAMERLGADVIRHGPDYDAARERVEEIAVEEGQRYVHSGNEPKLLAGVGTAGLEVVDELPEIDRLYCPVGGGTSAVGYSLTVGELTDAEVIGVQSEAAPAMHRAYHEGTLAPHDRMETTAEGVATRVPFALTMDLLADGLADFELVSEAAIRENVAKLFCDERIVMEGACATAVAALRRADDVAGKTVVVPVSGRNIEREKLDRFLAEYDGDAGSA; from the coding sequence ATGGACGGTCGCTACGAACCAGTCGAGTCCCCCGACGAGACGACCGTCTTCCCGTACCACGACCTGACGCCGCCCACGACCGCCGACGTCATCCGGGCCCGCGACGTCGTCGACCGGCACCTCCCCCGGACGCCACTGGTCCGCAGCGAGGTGCTGTCGGCGGAACTCGACGCCGACGTCTACCTCAAGCGCGAGGACACGCTCCCGACGGGCGCGTTCAAGGTCCGCGGCGGGGTCAACCTCGTCTCGTCGCTGCCCGAGGAGTTCCGCGAGCGCGGGCTCATCACCGCGAGTTCCGGGAACCACGGCCAGTCGATCGCGTGGGCCGGCCGGGCGTTCGACGTGCCCGTGACCATCGGCGTCCCGGAGGCGGCCAACGACGGGAAGGTGGCCGCGATGGAGCGGCTCGGCGCGGACGTGATCCGCCACGGCCCCGACTACGACGCGGCCCGCGAGCGCGTCGAGGAGATCGCCGTCGAGGAGGGCCAGCGGTACGTCCACTCGGGGAACGAACCGAAGCTGCTGGCCGGCGTCGGCACCGCCGGGCTGGAGGTCGTCGACGAACTGCCCGAGATCGACCGGCTGTACTGTCCGGTCGGCGGCGGCACCTCCGCAGTCGGCTACTCGCTGACGGTCGGCGAACTCACCGACGCCGAGGTGATCGGCGTCCAGAGCGAGGCCGCGCCGGCGATGCACCGGGCGTACCACGAGGGGACGCTCGCTCCCCACGACCGGATGGAGACGACGGCGGAGGGCGTCGCCACCCGGGTCCCGTTCGCGCTGACGATGGACCTGCTGGCAGACGGCCTCGCCGACTTCGAACTCGTCTCCGAGGCGGCCATCCGCGAGAACGTCGCGAAGCTGTTCTGCGACGAGCGGATCGTGATGGAGGGCGCGTGTGCGACCGCCGTCGCCGCGCTCCGCCGTGCCGACGACGTGGCCGGGAAGACCGTCGTCGTCCCGGTCTCCGGCCGGAACATCGAACGGGAGAAACTGGACCGGTTCCTCGCGGAGTACGACGGCGACGCCGGGTCGGCGTGA
- a CDS encoding PLP-dependent cysteine synthase family protein: protein MHDSVVDTVGSPLVSVRAPEGATVAAKVESFNPGGSAKDRPAKFMIERAEREGVLEPGDTLVEPTSGNTGIGMAMVGAAKGYDVVLVMPSSKSPERRQIMRAYGAEIELVEGDISDAKDRADELTDRGDYVQLRQFENPANPQAHYETTGPEIVEQVGDRTVDALVAGVGTGGTITGTGRRLREAFPDVDVVAVEPADNAVLSGMEPGTGEDSFQGMGPGFVSDNLDVDLLDDVRTVELDDAEDECRRLAREEGILVGQSSGASNLAARDVAEELLADGVADPLVVTVYWDSGERYMSTGLFD from the coding sequence ATGCACGACTCCGTCGTCGACACCGTCGGGTCGCCGCTGGTGTCCGTCCGGGCACCCGAGGGCGCGACGGTGGCGGCGAAAGTCGAGTCGTTCAACCCCGGGGGCTCCGCGAAGGACCGGCCGGCGAAGTTCATGATCGAGCGGGCCGAGCGCGAGGGCGTCCTCGAACCTGGCGACACGCTCGTCGAACCGACCAGCGGCAACACCGGCATCGGGATGGCGATGGTCGGGGCCGCGAAGGGCTACGACGTGGTGCTGGTGATGCCATCCTCGAAGTCCCCCGAGCGCCGACAGATCATGCGGGCCTACGGCGCGGAGATCGAGCTCGTCGAGGGCGACATCTCCGACGCGAAAGACCGCGCCGACGAGCTCACCGACCGGGGCGACTACGTCCAGCTGCGGCAGTTCGAGAACCCGGCGAACCCGCAGGCCCACTACGAGACGACCGGCCCGGAGATCGTCGAGCAGGTGGGCGACCGGACCGTCGACGCCCTCGTCGCGGGGGTCGGCACCGGCGGGACGATCACGGGGACCGGCCGCCGCCTGCGCGAGGCGTTTCCTGATGTCGACGTCGTCGCCGTCGAACCCGCCGACAACGCCGTCCTCTCGGGGATGGAGCCGGGCACCGGCGAGGACAGCTTCCAGGGGATGGGGCCGGGGTTCGTCAGCGACAACCTCGACGTGGACCTGCTGGACGACGTCCGGACCGTCGAGCTCGACGACGCCGAGGACGAGTGCCGGCGACTCGCCCGCGAGGAGGGCATCCTCGTCGGGCAGTCCTCCGGCGCGTCGAACCTCGCGGCCCGCGACGTGGCCGAGGAACTGCTGGCCGACGGGGTCGCGGACCCGCTGGTCGTGACCGTCTACTGGGACAGCGGCGAGCGGTACATGTCGACCGGCCTCTTCGACTGA
- a CDS encoding tRNA sulfurtransferase, translating to MHPPDADTVLVRHGELGVKSEQVRRKMEGRLGDNLRSTLADRGVAGDIERRRNRLFVHTDDPEGATAAAADTFGVASASPAVRVEPTLDAIEAALVAATEACHDGGSFAVDARRAGPSDAHPFASTDIESEGGAAVWDAVERAGGDPAVDLDDPDFELFVECRPDDAYVFLERRAGPGGLPVGTQRPVVALVSGGIDSPVAAWRLLRRGCPVVPVYVDLGDYGGVDHRARAVATVERLVEYAPSESWTLHVVDGGDAVADLAATTDDCRMLSLRRFMLAAAEAVAEDEGAVGVATGEAVGQKSSQTSANLAVTDAATRLPVHRPTLTLDKHEITQRARDIGTFETATVDAGCDRVAPELPETDASLEQVRASEPEDLLERARERAAERETVPIER from the coding sequence ATGCACCCGCCCGACGCCGACACCGTCCTCGTCCGCCACGGCGAGCTCGGCGTCAAGAGCGAGCAGGTCCGCCGGAAGATGGAGGGGCGACTGGGCGACAACCTCCGCTCGACGCTGGCCGACCGTGGAGTCGCCGGCGACATCGAGCGCCGCCGGAACCGCCTGTTCGTTCACACCGACGACCCCGAGGGCGCGACCGCCGCCGCGGCGGACACCTTCGGCGTCGCGTCGGCCTCGCCGGCCGTCCGCGTCGAGCCGACCCTGGACGCCATCGAGGCGGCGCTCGTCGCGGCCACCGAGGCGTGCCACGACGGGGGTTCCTTCGCCGTCGACGCCCGCCGCGCCGGGCCCAGCGACGCCCACCCGTTCGCCAGCACGGACATCGAGTCCGAGGGCGGCGCGGCGGTCTGGGACGCCGTCGAGCGGGCGGGCGGCGACCCCGCGGTCGACCTCGACGACCCAGACTTCGAGCTGTTCGTGGAGTGCCGGCCCGACGACGCCTACGTCTTCCTGGAGCGCCGAGCGGGGCCGGGCGGGCTGCCAGTCGGGACACAGCGGCCGGTCGTCGCCCTCGTCAGCGGGGGCATCGACTCCCCGGTCGCGGCGTGGCGGTTGCTCCGACGTGGCTGTCCCGTGGTCCCGGTCTACGTCGACCTCGGCGACTACGGCGGCGTCGACCACCGCGCCCGGGCCGTCGCCACCGTCGAGCGACTGGTCGAGTACGCCCCCAGCGAGTCCTGGACGCTCCACGTCGTCGACGGCGGCGACGCCGTGGCCGACCTCGCGGCGACGACGGACGACTGCCGGATGCTGTCGCTCCGGCGGTTCATGCTCGCGGCCGCCGAGGCCGTCGCCGAGGACGAGGGGGCGGTCGGCGTCGCCACCGGCGAGGCCGTCGGGCAGAAGTCCAGTCAGACCAGCGCCAACCTGGCCGTGACCGACGCCGCGACGCGGCTCCCGGTCCACCGGCCGACGCTCACGCTGGACAAACACGAGATCACCCAGCGCGCCCGCGACATCGGGACCTTCGAGACGGCGACGGTCGACGCTGGCTGCGACCGCGTCGCGCCCGAACTGCCCGAGACCGACGCCTCGCTGGAACAGGTCCGAGCGAGCGAGCCCGAGGACCTGCTGGAGCGGGCCCGCGAGCGGGCGGCCGAGCGCGAGACCGTCCCCATCGAAAGGTAA
- a CDS encoding thioredoxin family protein, translating to MSESGSLETMEPNPVWVEDAYSDTVATLSRHARDLTYHIWGGDWCKDCRAQLPDFGAALEAAGVPAAKINHYPVEKLDDGSKTGPKVEEYGIELIPTVVVERDGEEIARFVEEEPVPIAVFLAKEIEAAEG from the coding sequence ATGAGCGAGAGCGGGTCACTCGAGACGATGGAACCGAACCCCGTGTGGGTCGAGGACGCCTACAGCGACACGGTCGCGACGCTGAGTCGCCACGCCCGCGACCTGACCTACCACATCTGGGGCGGGGACTGGTGCAAGGACTGCCGGGCACAGCTGCCGGACTTCGGGGCGGCGCTGGAGGCCGCTGGCGTCCCGGCGGCGAAGATCAACCACTACCCCGTCGAGAAACTGGACGACGGCTCCAAGACCGGCCCGAAGGTCGAGGAGTACGGGATCGAGTTGATCCCCACCGTCGTCGTCGAGCGCGACGGCGAGGAGATCGCCCGCTTCGTCGAGGAGGAGCCGGTGCCGATCGCCGTCTTCCTCGCGAAGGAGATCGAGGCGGCCGAGGGCTGA